The Acidovorax sp. RAC01 genomic sequence TGCGTCCCAACCTGCGCTACGGGCCGACAACGGCCCTGGCGCACTGCCCGCGCTGCCATGCGCCGGCTCCGTTATATTGAAACGACATGTTCACCGATTCCCACTGCCATCTGAATTTTTCCGAGCTGTCCAGCAACCTGCCCGCCATCCGTGAAGCGATGGCGCAGGCGCAGGTGGAGCGGGCGCTGTGCATCTGCACCACCATGGAAGAGTTTGGCGACGTCCACCGTCTGTCGACCACGCACGACAACTTCTGGAGCACCGTGGGCGTGCACCCCGACAACGAAGGCGTGACCGAGCCCAGCGTACAGGATCTGCTGGAGCGCGCCGCCTTGCCCCGCGTGGTCGCCATTGGCGAGACGGGGCTCGACTACTACGGCATGGAAGACCGCAAGGGCGGCCGTTCGATTGCCGACCTGGAGTGGCAGCGGGACCGGTTTCGCACGCACATCCGCGCGGCGCGCGCATGCGGCAAACCGCTGGTCATCCACACGCGCAGCGCGTCGGACGACACCCTGGCCATCCTGCGCGAGGAGGGCGAGGACGGCCCGGGCAACCTGGCAGGCGGCGTGTTCCATTGCTTCACCGAGTCCATGGAAGTGGCGCGCGCCGCGCTGGATCTGGGCTACTTCATTTCCTTTTCGGGAATCATCACCTTCAAGAGCGCCAGGGAGCTGCGCGATGTGGTCGCCTTTGTGCCGCTGGACCGCATGCTGATCGAGACCGACAGCCCCTACCTGGCGCCGGTGCCTTACCGCGGCAAGGTCAACAATCCTTCGTATGTGCCCTACGTGGCGCAGCAGATATCTGAAACCAGGGGCATCCCGGTGGCCACGGTGGCAGAGGCGACAAGCCGCAACTTCGAGATTCTTTTCAAGGGGGTCACGCCATGACGAACCGTATCAGCCGCCGTGGCCTGTGCATGGCTGCCGTGCTGGGTGCCGTGGCACCTGCCGCCTGGGCGGGGGCGTACGAAGACTTCTTCAGCGCGGTGCAACGGGATGACGCCGGCGTGATTGCCGACCTTCTGCGCCGTGGTTTTGACCCCAACACCCTCGACCCGAAGGGACAGCCTGCCCTGATCCTCGCATTGCAGAACGGCTCTGAAAAGGCGTTCAACGCCTTGTTGGCTTCCAAGCAGACCAAAGTCGAACTGCGCAATTCGAAAGACGAAAGCCCGCTGATGCTGGCAGCCATCAAGGGCAATGTGGATGCGGTCAGGACACTGATTGCACGCGATGCAGACGTGAACAAGCCGGGCTGGGCACCGCTGCACTACGCAGCCTCGGCGGGCAGCCCGCGGCACACCGAAATCATCGCGCTGCTTCTGGAGCACCACGCGTTCATCGACGCCACATCCCCCAACGGCACCACGCCGCTGATGATGGCGTCGCACTACGGATCGGCAGACGCCGTGCAACTGCTGCTGAACGAAGGGGCCGACCCGACCCTGCGCAACCAGCTGGGCCTCACGGCGGCCGACTTTGCCCTGCGTGCAGGGCGCACGGAGTCGGCCGAGAAAATCGCTGCTGCCATTCGCAAGCGCCAGCCCAATCGCGGCAAGTGGTGAAGTCACGCACCGCGTGCGGTTCCCCATAACGGTGGGTTCGGTTCAACCCCTGCGCGCAGGGTTGGCGCGGGTATCAGCCCTCCGCCGCTGCAGTGGCCGGGCGTGTCTGCAGCCGCGCATAGAGCCCGCCCTGGGCCATCAGTTGCGCGTGTGTTCCCTGCTCTGCAATGCGCCCGCGTTCCATCACCACCACGCGGTCCGCATGCTCGATGGTCGATAGCCGGTGGGCGATGACCAGCGTGGTGCGGCCCTGCATCAGGCGCTGCAGGGCATCCTGCACAAGCCGCTCTGACTCGGTGTCCAGCGCCGAGGTCGCCTCGTCCAGGATGAGGATGGGCGCGTCCTTGTAGAGCGCGCGGGCAATGGCCAGGCGCTGCCGCTGCCCGCCCGAAAGCTGGGTGGCGTTGTGCCCTACCAGGGTGTGGATGCCCAGGGGCAGGGCTGCCACATGCTCAGCCAGGTTGGCAGCGGCAAGACTTTGGCGCACGCGCTCTTCATCCACCTCGCCGCCCAGGGCCACGTTCGCGGCAATGGTGTCGTTGAACATCACCACATCCTGGCTGACCATGGCGAACTGCGAGCGCAAGGCGCCCAGATCCCACTGGCCGAGTTCGTGCCCGTCCACGGTGGCCGTCCCCGATGCGGGCAGCACAAAGCGCGGCAGCAGATTGACCAGCGTGGTCTTGCCCGCACCCGACGGGCCGACCAGCGCAACGACTTCGCCAGGGGCCACCTCCAGGCTGACCCGATCCAGCGCCGGCGCGTGGTCGGGGCCAAATGAGACGGTGACGTCCTGCAACGCGAGTGCGCCGCGCACCCGGTCGGCCTTGTGGTGGCCGCTCGCCTCGGCGCCCGTGGTGCCCATCAGCGCCAGACCGCGCTCCAGCGCTGCCACCCCGCGGGTCACGGGGCTGGCCACATCTGCCAGGCGCCGGATGGGGGCAATGAGCATCAGCATGGCGGTGATGAACGACACGAATCCGCCGACCGTGACGTCCTTGCTCTCTACCGCACCGCGGCTTTGCCACAAGGCAATGCAGATGACCACCGACAACGCCGCTGCCGCCAGCAATTGCGTGAGCGGCGTCATTGCGGCCGACGCAATGGTCGACTTGATTGCCAGGCCCCGCAGGCTATGGCTCAGGTGGGCAAAGCGGCTCGCCTGCGCCTGCTGGGCACCGTGCAGCCGCACCATGCGGTGCGCCAGCACGTTTTCTTCCACCACGTAGGCCAGTTCGTCGGTGGCCTGCTGGCTGCTCTTGGTCAGGTGGTACAGCCGCCGCGAAAGCGTCTTCATGATCCAGGCCACGCCCGGAACCACGACCGCCACGATCAGCGTCAGCTGCCAGTTGAGGTACAGCAGGTAGATGAGCAGCGCAATCAGCGTGAACCCATCGCGCGACAGCCCCAGCAGGGCCTGCACCAGCAGCGTGGCGCCCGTCTGCACTTCGTAGACCACCGTGTTGGACAGCGCACTCGCGGATTGTCGGGAAAACAGGCCCATGTCTGCCGCCAGTACGCGGTCAAACAACGACTTGCGCAAGGTGAGCATGCCTTCGTTGGCAATGCGGGCCAGTGCGTACTGCCCCACGAACTGCGCGACACCGCGAACGAAGAAAACACCCAGGATGGCCAACGGCACCATCCACAGTTCCAGGGTGCCTTGCGTGAATCCCTTGTCCAGCAGGGGTTGCAGCAGCGCGGGGATGAGTGGCTCGGTCACCGCGCCGATCAGTGTGGCGGCAATGGCTACAGACCACGCTGCACGCTGGTTGCCAAAGTACACCGCCAGTCGGCGCAGTCTCTGCAAAAGGGTGTCGGTGGGGGACGGGGCGGTTGGCGGGGAATCGCCCGGTGGGGTGTCTTGCATTTGGCCGCGATTTTAAGTGGCGCCCGCCCACGCCGGGCAGCGGCGGCTATCGAGCCGCGGATCGACCCGAACGCACCAAAGTTTGGCCCTACTCCTACACAGTTTGTCACAGGGCGCACTTGCCAGTGTGTAACATTCGCGTTTGCCCTAGCGCCCATCTTGCAGGAACGCCGGACGTCAATGACTACAGACCGTACTCCCTACATTCCCTTTGCCGCGGCCACGCCGCACATCTCGCGCCGCGTTCTCGTGGCCGCCCTCGGTTCAGTCTCTGCGCTGCCCGCCCTTGCGCAGTTCAAGGTGGAGGTCACGGGCGTCGGGCTCACGCAGCTCCCCATCGCGATCGCGCCGTTTCGCGGCGAGGCCCAGGCACCGCAAAAGATCAGCGCCATTGTTCAGGCCGACCTGGAGCGCAGCGGGCAGTTTCGCGCCATCGACGCGGCGGGCACATCGCTCGACGAGACAACGCGCCCTGACGTGGGTCTGTGGCGCCAGAAGGGGGCTGATTCGCTGGCAGTGGGCAGCGTTACCCGGCTGGCCGATGGCCGCTTTGATGTCCGCTTTCGCCTCTGGGACGCCGTCAAGGGACAGGACCTGGGCGGGCAGAGCTTTGTGGTCACACAAGTGGACCTGCGCCTGGTAGCGCACCGCATCGCCGACTTCATTTTCGAGAAGCTCACCGGAGAACGCGGCGTGTTTTCCACGCGCATTGCGTACGTCACGAAGGCCGGTACGCGCTACAGCCTGTGGGTGGCCGATGCCGATGGCGAAAACGCGCAGTCTGCGCTGTCGAGCCCCGAGCCCATCATTTCTCCGGCATGGTCGCCCAACGGCGGTCAGCTGGCCTATGTGTCGTTCGAATCGCGCAAGCCTGTGGTGTACGTGCACGATGTCTCGTCCGGGCGCAGGCGCCTGATTGCGAATTTCCGGGGGTCCAACAGCGCCCCGGCCTGGTCGCCGGATGGGCGCAGCCTGGCGGTGACCCTGAGCCGTGATGGCGGCTCGCAGCTCTACACCATCGACGCCAATGGCGGCGAACCCCGCCGTCTCATGCAGTCGGCCGGTATCGACACCGAACCCGTGTTCTCGAGCGACGGGCGCAGCATCTTCTTCGTGAGCGACCGGGGCGGTGCACCGCAGATCTACCGTGTGTCCACCTCCGGCGGAAATGCGGAACGCGTGACCTTCTCCGGGTCCTACAACATTTCGCCCACGCTGAGCCCTGACGGCAAGTGGCTTGCCTACATTTCGCGCGTATCGGGCGCCTTCAAGCTCCACGTGATGGACCTGTCGACCGGCACCGTGAACGCCATCACCGACAGCTCTGCCGATGAAAACCCCAGTTTCGCCCCCAATGGCCGACTGATCGTCTACGCCACGCAGCAGCAAGGGCGTGATGCGCTCATGACCACCACACTCGACGGCAAGATCAAGGCCCGCCTGGCAGGGCAGGGCGGCGACATCCGTGAACCGGACTGGGGTCCGTTTCAGAAGCAGTGAATGAACTTTCCCGTCTTTTCAGTTTCAGTTATCAAGTCTCAGGAGATTTTTGGATGAACAAGCTCAAATTCAAGCGCATCACCCTCGCGCTGACCGTGGTCGCCCTCGTTGCCGGCTGCAGCTCCGGCGTCAAGCTCGACGACGTGCCGGTGGAAGACAAGAACGCCACCTCCACCATGGGCGCAGGCGCCAATGGTGCCAACTCCGGCTCTACCGGCCAGAGCGGTGTGGCGCCGGTGGATCTGGGTCAGTCGGGTCGCGATGGTGCCGGCCCGGTGGGCGTGGCGCGCATTGTGTACTTCGACTACGACAGCTACGTCATCAAGCCCGAATTCCAGTCGCTGCTCGAAGCCCACTCCCGTTTCATCAAGGCAGCGCCCAACCGCAAGGTCATGATCGAAGGTCACACCGACGAGCGCGGTGGCCGTGAGTACAACCTGGCGCTGGGCCAAAAGCGTGCCGAGGCCGTGCGCCGTTCGCTGGGCCTGCTGGGCGTGCCGGACAGCCAGGTCGAAGCCGTGAGCTTTGGTAAGGAAAAGCCGGCAGCGCAGGGCGGCACCGAGTCCGTACACGCGCAAAACCGCCGCGCTGAACTGTCCTACCGCTGATGCGCGCCGCGAAACCCTTTGGTTTCCGCATGAAGGCAGTGACCGCGCTTGCGTTCGCCACCGCCTTTGTGCTCCCGGCCGGCGCGGCCATCTTCGAGGATGGAGAGGCGCGTCGCGCCATCCTGGAAATGCGACAGCGCGTCGACGCCCTCCAGGTATCGGGTCAGCGCTCTGCCGATGAAGTCCGGCGACTGGCTGACGAAAACGCCCAGCTTCGCCGCAGCCTTCTAGATCTGCAAACGCAGATTGAGGCGCTGCGCGCAGAGGACGCCAAGATGCGCGGGCAAAACGAACAGCTGCTGCGCGATGTGAGCGAACTGCAGCGGCGCCAGAAGGACATGGCACAGGGCGTGGAAGAGCGCCTCAAGCAATTCGAGCCGGTGAAGGTCAACCTTGACGGGCTTGAATTCCAGGCCGACCCTGCAGAAAAACGCGATTTTGAAGCCGCTTTGGCCGTCTTTCGCTCGGGCAAGTTCGCGGAGGCAACCTCAGCCTTTGGCGGGTTTGTCCGGCAGTACCCCCGCAGCGGCTTTGTGCCATCTGCACGCTTTTGGCTGGGCAACTCGCAGTACGCCACGCGCGAATACAAGGAGGCCATCGGCAACTTCCAGCGCATGCTGTCAGAGGCACCCACGCATGCGCGTGCCCCTGAGGCAGCCTTGTCCATTGCCAATTGCCAGATCGAGCTCAAGGACACGCGTTCAGCCCGCAAGACGCTGGAAGATTTGGTCCGTTCGTATCCCCAGTCTGAAGCTGCGCTGGCCGCCAAGGAGCGGCTGTCGCGACTCAAGTGACAGCCGGGTACATGCCCGAGGGGCCCGAGCGACAGCCTGACGCAGACGGCATCGCCCTGCCTGACATGGACGCAGGTCGCCGCTTCGGCGGGCTTGACCGGCTCTATGGTCGCGCAGGTGCGGCCCGCATCAAGACAGCCCATGCGGTGGTGATCGGCATCGGCGGGGTGGGTTCATGGGCTGCCGAAGCGCTTGCGCGCAGCGGCGTGGGTTCACTCACTCTGATTGATCTGGACCACGTGGCAGAGTCGAATATCAACCGCCAGAGTCACGCGTTGACGGAAACGGTGGGGCAGGCCAAGGTGCTTGCCATGCGCGACCGCATTCGCCAGATCAACCCGGCGTGCCAGGTGAACTGTATTGAAGAGTTCGTCGAGCCGGACAACTGGCCCGCACTGATCGATGGCCCCGTTCCTGATGCCGTCATCGACGCATGCGACCAGATCAAGGCCAAGCTTGCGGTGGCTCTGTGGGCCCAGCGTGCCAAGGTGCTGCACATCGCGGTCGGCGCGGCGGGTGGCAAGCGTCTCGCCCACAAGGTGGATGTGGATGATCTTGCCCACACGACGCACGACCCTCTGCTGTCGCAGTTGCGCTACCGGCTTCGCAAGCACCACGGCGCTCCGCGCGATGGCAAGAAGATGGGCGTGACCTGCGTGTTCAGCCGCGAAGCGGTGGCGGGCCCCGACCCTTCGTGCGAGCTGGAGGGCGATGGCTCTCTCAACTGCCACGGCTACGGATCCGTCGTGGCGGTGACCGCCACGTTCGGCCAATGCGCTGCGGGATGGGTTCTCGACAAACTGGCCAGTGGACCCAAGCCATCTGCGACGAAAAATTAACGCTATAATCCAAGGCTTTGCAGTTGACGGAATCCGCCAGCTGCGATTGTTGGGACGTTAGCTCAGTTGGTAGAGCAGCGGACTTTTAATCCGTTGGTCACAAGTTCGAATCTTGTACGTCCTACCACCAACACCGCGTAAACGCTGAAAAGCCTGCTATTTAATCGATAGCAGGCTTTTTTCTTGTCCATGCTGGTGACAGTCTGGTGACAGTTTTAATATCGGTGAGTTGTACTTCGCAGTTAACGCACTTGTAGTGCGGTGTCGTGTTCAGATGGGTTTGGCACGAGTTTCGTTTGCCACTTGATGAGTGGCCTGGTCTGTGCCAAGACCGCAGATCATCTGCAAAGTCACCGGCGACTGTAGCTCCCTCATTGATCTAGTAGCCTGGCTCGTTCTAAAAAACTCCCTCAAATCGCACGGCCGTACGCCTGCCATCGCCGCCAGTTGAAGTCTGCATGGGTCCCACGGCACGCCTTCAAAGGTGATTTGCACTGTGGTGCTCGTATATGAGATCAACAGGCACCGGCCTACCAACGCACGAGCTAGCGGCCGCAGTGCCGCCCATTCCTCGGAGGTCAGTTCCAGGGTGAAGCACCATGCATTCAGAGCGTGACTCACTGTTGCAGGCAGTAATGGCAAACGCCAAGCGCCATCAACTTCCAGATCGGCTTCCAACGACGGCAAGACCACTGTGAGTCCGCCATTTCGCCAGCCAGACAGAGGCTCAGTGGACCATTGATCGGTAGGGATCTCAGAGAGTTGGTGTTGGATGCTGAGACGAATCTTCCCCACACGCATCCTGGTGTACTGCCCGAACAGATTGTGTGGACTGCCGTTGCTCACCCTGCATCCCTGTAATTGCCATTCAATGAATCAGCACTTATCCAAATAGGAAGCCAGCAAGTGCTGCAATCAATCCTGTAGCTACCGCAGTGGATTGTTTGACCTTGGGCTCTTCATATTCGCCAACAGAAGATTCTTTTGGCAGCTCCTGGGTGCGCGCGGCTCCGACTTCAGGCTTGATCTGGGCACGCTCAATTCGGTTGCAGGATGAAGCGAGCGGGCGCCACGTGAGCTTGCCCTACGTGGCGATCTCGGTGGAGGTTGCCGCCACGGCAAACGCGGGCGACACGGTGCATGAGGCCTCCGAACTCGCACCGCCGCCCGAGGTCGGTCGGCGCGAGGACTTCCGCGTAGGGTCAGCGCGTGAGCTTCAGCGATCGCAATCTGCAGCATCGCATCGGACTGATCAGGCGCATCAATCAGCAGACGGCCACTCTCGATTGCGACGGGCAGAGCTGGCGCGTGGCATTCAGTCTGCTTCGACATCTCGTCGATGTTTGAAAATCGCAGGTCGTCAATAACGGCCTTCGACGCACTATTACCCTGTTCCGCATGGCCGCCATCCTGCACGGCATCGCCCAACGCGCGTCGGACGGCACGGCGGCCGTGGCGGATGCGGTGGAGACCGGACGCAAGGCGGTCCCGCTCGCCGAACTGGCCTGGGACTGCACCCTGCGCCACCAGGCGGCCACGCGCTGACGGCACGGCCGGCGCCGCGCGCCGGCCGCCTCCCGTCGCGTCAGGCGGCCTTCTTCAACGCGATCACCCGGCGCTGGAGTGCTTCGAGCAGGGGCTTCTCCTGCTGACGGGCGGCCTCGACGCTGCGTGCGCGTACGTGTCCGTAGCCGCGGATGGATTCCGGCAGTTCCGCCAGCTTGACTGCCGCTTCGTAGTGACCCGCATCCCGCGTGCCGGCAATCACCGCCAGCGCCTGCTCGATGTTGGACTTGTATTGCGCAATCAGCGCCCGCTCCATGCGGCGCTCCTGCGTGCGGCCAAAGACGTCGAACGCCGAGCCTCGCAGGAACCGGAGTCCTGCCAGGAGCCGGAACGCCGGGAGGATCCATTGCCCGAACTCGCGCTTGCGCGGCTCGCCCGTCACGGAGTCCCGCTGCGACAGCATGGGCGGCGCCAGGTTGAATACCAGCTTGAAGTCGCCCTCGAACTGGCGCTCCACGCGCTGCAGGAAGCCCGTCTCGGTGTAGAGGCGAGCCACCTCGTATTCGTCCTTTATAGCCATGAGCTTGAAGCAATACTTGGCCACGGCGCGTGTGAGGTCGCTGCGCCCCGGGAAGCTGCTGCGCTCGACGGAGCGGACATGTTCCACGAAATCGGCGTACTGCCTGGCATAGGCCTCGTTCTGGTAGTCCACCAGGAAGCGTTTGCGCCACGCGATGGCCTCATCCAGGTTCTCGATGACCGCGGGCGAGAGGCTTGCGCGCTGCGAGGCCTGCAGCGTCGACAACATGCGCCCGACCGCATCCGGGTCCACGACCGTGCGGCGGCCCCACAGGAAGGCGTCGCGGTTCATCTGCTGCTGGGCGCCATTGAGCTCGATGGCCTGCTCGATCGCGTCGGCGGTGACGGGGATCAGGCCCCGCTGGTAGGCGAAGCCCAGCATGAACATGTTGGCGGCAATGCTGTCCCCGAGCAGCGCGGTGGCGATGCGCCCGGCCTCCACGAAGTCCGCGCTGTCCGCGCCAACCGCGTCCACGATGTTGCGCTGGAGGCTGCCGCGCGGGTATTGCATGTCCGCATTGCGGGAGAACTCGCCCGGCATCGTCTCCTGGGTGTTGACGACCATGCGAGTGCGTCCCTTGCGGGCAGCGGCCAGCGTCTTCGAATTGCCGGCAACGATCATGTCGCAGCCGAGCACCAGGTCCGCTCCGCCGGCGGCGATGCGGATGGTCTTGATGGCCTCGGGCGACCTGCCGAAGCGCAGGTGGCTCCAGACCGAACCGCCCTTCTGGGCGAGACCTGCCATGTCCAGGATGCCGCAGCCCAGTCCCTGCAGGTGGGCAGCCATTCCAAGGATCGCCCCGATCGTGACCACGCCCGTGCCACCCATGCCCGTGACGAGGATGCTGTACACGCCTGCATCGAGGGACGGCAGTTCCGGCTGCGGGAGCGCCAGGAAAAGGTCGCCCGCGTCGCCGGCGCGTGCGGGCTTGCGCAGCGTGCCGCCCAGCACCGTGACGAAGCTGGGACAGAAGCCCTTCACGCAGGAGTAGTCCTTGTTGCAGGATGACTGGTCGATGGTCCGCTTGCGACCCAGCTCCGTCTCCAGCGGCTGCAGTGAGACGCAGTTGGATTTCGCGCCGCAGTCGCCGCACCCTTCGCACACCAGGTCGTTGATCAGCAGGCGCTTGGCGGGATCCGGGAACTGGCCGCGCTTGCGCCGGCGACGCTTCTCCGCGGCGCAGGTCTGGTCGTAGATCAGCGCGGTCGTTCCCTCGATCTCCCGCAGCTCCTTCTGGATCGCGTTGATCTCGTCCCGGTGGTGAACTGTCAGGCCCGGAGGCCAGTGGATGTCGGCGGGGTACTTTCCCGGCTCGTCGCTCACAACCACGATGCGCTTGACTCCCTCGGCGTGGACCTGGTGCGCGATGGTGGGAACGTCCAGGATGCCGTCGTGCCGCTGGCCTCCCGTCATGGCCACCGCGTCGTTGAACAGGATCTTGTAGGTGATGTTGGTCTTCGCCGCGACCGCCGCGCGGATGGCCAGCAGCCCCGAGTGGAAGTACGTTCCGTCGCCGATGTTCTGGAACATGTGCTTCCGCTGCGAGAACGGAGCTTCACCGACCCAGGACATGCCCTCGGCGCCCATCTGCGTGTAGCCGGTGGTGGAACGGTCCATCGCCTGGGCCATCCAGCTGCATCCGATACCTGCATAGGCCTTGCTTCCCTCCGGCAGCACGGTGGACGAGTTGTGCGGGCAGCCGCTGCAGAAGTAGAAGCTGCGCGACAGGATGTCGATCACGCCCTTGGGAGCGCGCATGGCGCGGATCTCGTCGAGGCGCCGGCGCAAAGCTTCGAGGCCGTGCCCATGGAGCTGCAGGAGCCGCTCTCCGATGGCAATGGCAATCTGGTTGGAATCGAGCGCCATCTCCGGCTGGAAGAGGCTCCGGCCGTCCTCGTCGAGCTTGCCGATGACCGCGGGCGCAGCGGCCTTTCCGTAGAGCTGCTCCTTGAGCTGGGACTCCAGGAGGCTGCGCTTTTCCTCCACGACCATGACCTTCTGGAGGCCGTCGGCAAAACACGCGGCGCCCGCGGGTTCCAGGGGCCAGGTCATGCCGACCTTGTAGATGCGGAGCCCGAGCTCGCCTGCCTGCTCCTCCGTGAGGTCCAGGTCGTGCAGCGCCTGCAGCACGTCGAGGTAGCTCTTCCCGTGCGTGATGATGCCCAGCATCGCCCGGTCTCCATCCACGACCACCCGGTCGATGGCGTTGGCGCGGGCAAATGCCTTCACGGCGTCCAGCTTGTGGCGGTGCAACCTCGCCTCCTGGGCGTGGGGCGTATCCGGCTGGCGAAGGTTCAGGCCGTCCGTGGGCAATTCCACGCCTTGGGGCGGGACGATGCGGACCCGGTCGACGTCGACGTCGATGGAGGCCGTCGCTTCCACGGTGTCCTTGACGCACTTAATGCCGACCCAGCACCCGCTGTAGCGCGACAGGGCCCAGCCGATCAGACCGAAGTCCAGGATTTCCTGCACGCCGGCGGGACTCAGGACGGGAATCATGGCGTCCACCATCGCGAACTCGCTCTGGTGGCAGGTTGTCGATGATTCGCAGGTGTGATCGTCGCCCATGAGGACCAGGACGCCACCATACTTGGATGAGCCCGCGAGATTGCCATGCCTGAAGGCGTCCCCGGTGCGGTCGACGCCCGGGCCCTTCCCATACCACATGGCAAAGACGCCGTCGTACTTTCCCTCCCCGGCCGCCTCGGCCTGCTGCGATCCCCAGACAGCGGTGGCAGCGAGGTCTTCGTTGACACCGGGGACGAACACGACGTCGTGGACAGCGAGTGCCTTGGACGCCTTGCCGAGCTGCTCGTCGAGCGTGCCCAACGGCGACCCGCGATAGCCGGTGACGTAGCCGGCCGTACTCAGCCCCTCCGCCTGATCACGCATATGCTGCGTCATCGGCAGGCGCACGAGGGCTTGCGTTCCGGTGATGAAGACCCGGCCCTGGCGGAGCGTG encodes the following:
- a CDS encoding indolepyruvate ferredoxin oxidoreductase family protein → MPNRTVSLDDKYTLRQGRVFITGTQALVRLPMTQHMRDQAEGLSTAGYVTGYRGSPLGTLDEQLGKASKALAVHDVVFVPGVNEDLAATAVWGSQQAEAAGEGKYDGVFAMWYGKGPGVDRTGDAFRHGNLAGSSKYGGVLVLMGDDHTCESSTTCHQSEFAMVDAMIPVLSPAGVQEILDFGLIGWALSRYSGCWVGIKCVKDTVEATASIDVDVDRVRIVPPQGVELPTDGLNLRQPDTPHAQEARLHRHKLDAVKAFARANAIDRVVVDGDRAMLGIITHGKSYLDVLQALHDLDLTEEQAGELGLRIYKVGMTWPLEPAGAACFADGLQKVMVVEEKRSLLESQLKEQLYGKAAAPAVIGKLDEDGRSLFQPEMALDSNQIAIAIGERLLQLHGHGLEALRRRLDEIRAMRAPKGVIDILSRSFYFCSGCPHNSSTVLPEGSKAYAGIGCSWMAQAMDRSTTGYTQMGAEGMSWVGEAPFSQRKHMFQNIGDGTYFHSGLLAIRAAVAAKTNITYKILFNDAVAMTGGQRHDGILDVPTIAHQVHAEGVKRIVVVSDEPGKYPADIHWPPGLTVHHRDEINAIQKELREIEGTTALIYDQTCAAEKRRRRKRGQFPDPAKRLLINDLVCEGCGDCGAKSNCVSLQPLETELGRKRTIDQSSCNKDYSCVKGFCPSFVTVLGGTLRKPARAGDAGDLFLALPQPELPSLDAGVYSILVTGMGGTGVVTIGAILGMAAHLQGLGCGILDMAGLAQKGGSVWSHLRFGRSPEAIKTIRIAAGGADLVLGCDMIVAGNSKTLAAARKGRTRMVVNTQETMPGEFSRNADMQYPRGSLQRNIVDAVGADSADFVEAGRIATALLGDSIAANMFMLGFAYQRGLIPVTADAIEQAIELNGAQQQMNRDAFLWGRRTVVDPDAVGRMLSTLQASQRASLSPAVIENLDEAIAWRKRFLVDYQNEAYARQYADFVEHVRSVERSSFPGRSDLTRAVAKYCFKLMAIKDEYEVARLYTETGFLQRVERQFEGDFKLVFNLAPPMLSQRDSVTGEPRKREFGQWILPAFRLLAGLRFLRGSAFDVFGRTQERRMERALIAQYKSNIEQALAVIAGTRDAGHYEAAVKLAELPESIRGYGHVRARSVEAARQQEKPLLEALQRRVIALKKAA